The Bubalus bubalis isolate 160015118507 breed Murrah chromosome 1, NDDB_SH_1, whole genome shotgun sequence genome includes a region encoding these proteins:
- the TM4SF19 gene encoding transmembrane 4 L6 family member 19, producing MACSRTCSRILGLSLGTTALFAAVANTLLLFPNWNVTYLLRGLIGRHAMLGSGLWGGGLMVLTAATLISLMGWRYGCFSKIGPCRRMLIALLSSGLALLGALICFITSGVALKDGPFCMFDVSPLNQTQAWKHGYPFKDLHNRNYLYDHSLWNSVCLEPSKAVIWHVCFFSTLLCISLLQILLVVIHLINSFLGLFCSLCEK from the exons ATGGCATGCTCACGGACCTGTTCCCGCATTCTGGGGCTGAGCCTTGGGACTACAGCCCTGTTTGCTGCTGTGGCCAACACATTGCTCCTGTTTCCTAACTGGAATGTGACCTACCTGTTGAGGGGCCTCATTGGCAGGCATGCCATgctgggctctgggctctggggagGAGGCCTCATG GTTCTCACTGCAGCTACCCTGATCTCCCTGATGGGCTGGAGATATGGCTGCTTCAGTAAGATCGGGCCCTGCCGAAGG ATGCTTATTGCTCTGTTGTCAAGTGGCCTGGCTTTGCTTGGAGCCTTGATTTGCTTTATCACTTCTGGAGTAGCCCTGAAAGATGGTCCTTTTTGCATGTTTGATGTCTCACCCTTGAATCAGACACAGGCTTGGAAACATGGTTACCCATTCAAAGACCTGCATAACAG GAATTATCTGTATGACCATTCACTCTGGAACTCTGTCTGCCTGGAGCCTTCTAAAGCTGTCATTTGGCACGTGTGCTTCTTCTCCACCCTTCTGTGCATCAGCCTCCTTCAGATTCTTCTGGTGGTCATTCATCTCATCAACAGCTTCCTGGGCCTTTTCTGCAGCCTCTGTGAGAAGTGA